The following coding sequences are from one Arthrobacter sp. 24S4-2 window:
- a CDS encoding IS1182 family transposase translates to MNSGSQDGLFDEALVERVERFDDGIVEAGAGVNKRFKSFEPDAVMLVPPSLDEWLPGNHLARFIADLVSRELDLSRFYGSYGKTKGQPPYDPRLMVRVLLYGYCVGVRSSRELERACVDVVAFRWLAGQQAPDFRSIGRFRKRHLAALGNVFLQALELCRAAGMVSLGRVALDGTKVRANASRRKAMSYGRLTEKQRILAAEVSDMLADAEAVDREEDARFGADTRGDELPPDLADRQSRLAKMAAARKQLEEDAAAKARKEAEQKARDRGDDDGAAAAKGEEAAAKAEVRPRAQRNFTDPDSRIMKTADGSYHYCYNAQAVVDADHQVIVATDLNNTAVDVQQLVPMTERTAETLGRMPAQWTIDAGYCSAANLEHVKEIEAAGGTEFFIATGRLKHGEKVPETPRGRIPATATLRERMARKLKTKKGRSVYARRKAIIEPVFGQIHTRQGKHVLLRGLEQAKHEWELMAGCHNLLKLFTFKAKAGLNAPAGA, encoded by the coding sequence ATGAATTCCGGTTCCCAGGATGGCCTTTTTGATGAAGCTCTCGTGGAGCGGGTGGAGCGTTTTGATGACGGGATCGTTGAGGCCGGTGCTGGTGTGAACAAGCGGTTCAAATCCTTTGAGCCGGACGCGGTGATGCTGGTCCCGCCGTCGCTGGATGAGTGGTTGCCGGGCAATCATCTGGCCCGGTTCATCGCTGATCTGGTGTCCCGGGAGCTGGATCTGTCCCGGTTCTACGGCTCGTATGGGAAGACGAAGGGCCAGCCGCCGTATGATCCGCGGTTGATGGTCCGGGTCCTGCTTTACGGTTACTGCGTCGGGGTGCGTTCCTCCCGGGAGTTGGAGCGGGCGTGCGTGGACGTGGTCGCGTTCCGTTGGCTGGCCGGGCAGCAGGCACCGGATTTCCGGTCCATCGGCCGGTTCCGCAAACGCCATCTCGCGGCGTTGGGGAACGTGTTCCTGCAGGCGCTGGAACTCTGCCGGGCCGCGGGCATGGTCTCGTTGGGCCGGGTTGCCCTGGACGGGACGAAGGTCCGGGCCAACGCGTCCCGGCGAAAGGCGATGAGCTACGGACGGCTGACCGAAAAACAGAGGATCCTCGCCGCGGAGGTCTCGGACATGCTCGCCGACGCCGAGGCCGTGGACAGGGAGGAGGATGCCCGGTTCGGGGCGGATACGCGCGGCGATGAGCTCCCGCCGGACCTGGCCGACCGGCAATCGCGGCTGGCGAAGATGGCCGCGGCCCGCAAACAGCTCGAAGAGGACGCAGCAGCCAAAGCACGCAAAGAGGCGGAGCAGAAAGCCCGGGACCGCGGCGATGACGACGGGGCTGCTGCGGCCAAGGGCGAGGAAGCCGCGGCCAAAGCGGAGGTCAGACCGAGGGCCCAGCGCAATTTCACGGACCCCGACTCCCGGATCATGAAGACCGCAGACGGCTCGTACCACTATTGCTACAACGCCCAGGCCGTGGTCGACGCGGACCATCAGGTCATCGTCGCCACCGATCTGAACAACACCGCGGTGGACGTGCAGCAACTGGTCCCGATGACCGAACGCACCGCCGAAACCCTGGGCCGGATGCCCGCCCAATGGACCATTGATGCCGGATATTGTTCAGCAGCCAACCTCGAACACGTGAAGGAAATCGAGGCCGCCGGCGGGACCGAGTTCTTCATCGCGACCGGCCGGCTCAAACACGGCGAAAAGGTTCCCGAGACGCCCCGGGGCAGGATCCCGGCCACCGCCACACTCCGGGAACGGATGGCGAGGAAACTCAAAACCAAGAAGGGCCGGTCCGTTTACGCGCGGCGCAAGGCGATCATCGAACCGGTCTTCGGGCAAATCCACACCCGCCAGGGCAAACACGTACTCCTGCGCGGCCTCGAACAGGCCAAACACGAGTGGGAACTGATGGCAGGCTGTCACAACCTGCTGAAATTGTTCACTTTCAAAGCCAAAG
- a CDS encoding peptide deformylase produces MLHVANPTPFSTARIRETVQEILAAGTLPPIVQAGHPVLRQQAALYDGQLDSAELADLIALMREVMHDAPGVGLAAPQLGIPLQLAVLEDQYDVDAETSAVRARSPLEFFAVINPTYRAVGSGRAAFYEGCLSLQGLQAVVSRPDTVRLDFTDPAGVARQQDFSGWQARIVQHETDHLQGILYIDRAELRSLSNNVEYAARWAHPDIGLARQELGFLPDHPTE; encoded by the coding sequence ATGCTTCATGTCGCGAACCCCACGCCGTTCAGCACAGCCCGGATCAGGGAAACAGTTCAGGAGATCCTGGCTGCCGGTACGCTTCCTCCGATTGTCCAGGCCGGTCATCCCGTGCTGCGGCAGCAGGCAGCCCTGTACGACGGCCAGCTGGACAGCGCCGAGCTCGCGGACCTGATCGCCCTGATGCGCGAGGTCATGCACGATGCGCCCGGTGTCGGCCTGGCGGCCCCGCAGCTGGGTATCCCCTTGCAGCTCGCGGTGCTTGAGGACCAGTACGACGTCGACGCCGAAACGTCCGCCGTGCGCGCACGCTCGCCGCTGGAGTTCTTCGCCGTCATCAACCCCACCTACCGTGCGGTGGGCAGCGGCAGGGCAGCGTTCTACGAAGGCTGCCTCTCCCTGCAGGGGCTGCAGGCCGTGGTGTCGCGTCCGGACACAGTCCGCCTCGACTTCACGGACCCCGCCGGGGTCGCAAGGCAGCAGGATTTCTCCGGATGGCAGGCGCGGATTGTGCAGCACGAGACCGACCACCTGCAGGGCATCCTCTACATAGACCGGGCGGAGCTGCGTTCCCTGAGCAACAACGTGGAATACGCTGCCCGCTGGGCGCACCCGGACATCGGGCTCGCCCGGCAGGAGCTGGGCTTCCTGCCGGACCACCCCACGGAATAG
- a CDS encoding nuclear transport factor 2 family protein: MTEQTALDCVLGFVRAIEAGGGAAEVDAFLADDFKLVEAPHLLAPEGSTRSRDQVLAGADQSRTVVEGQRFDVRRTTCEGGRVVLEVDWSATLLMDLRYWDAGEVIQARTTSVFEVRDGRIASQDSYDCYFTNGSPPE; encoded by the coding sequence ATGACTGAACAGACGGCGCTGGACTGCGTCCTTGGATTTGTGCGCGCGATTGAGGCCGGCGGCGGCGCCGCCGAGGTTGACGCTTTCCTGGCTGATGACTTCAAGCTGGTCGAGGCGCCGCACCTGCTGGCTCCGGAGGGGTCCACGCGCAGCCGGGACCAGGTGCTGGCTGGCGCCGATCAGAGCCGCACTGTAGTGGAGGGCCAGCGTTTTGACGTCCGGCGGACCACCTGCGAAGGTGGCCGCGTGGTGCTGGAAGTGGACTGGTCGGCCACGCTGCTGATGGACCTCCGGTACTGGGACGCCGGCGAGGTCATCCAGGCCCGGACAACATCCGTCTTCGAGGTCCGGGACGGCAGGATCGCCAGTCAGGACAGCTACGACTGCTATTTCACGAATGGCTCGCCCCCGGAATAG
- a CDS encoding NAD(P)/FAD-dependent oxidoreductase, translating to MIDVVVVGGGPVGLYLAAVLLQHGVTVRVLERNAEPNRHSRAIGIHPPSLEALDSIGVASLLVPEGVQIRRGVAIAGGVEVAGMSFDGVSVRYPFVLSIPQARTEAVLERRVRELDGAALLRGAAVTALHDDGDSVAVDVATAGGESRTHASLAVAADGVRSTIRQLLGIPVRLKEYPDTYLMGDFADSTAFGPDAALFLERAGIVESFPLPEGVRRWVARMPAAPDEPTAGLLAGIVRDRTGIDVDAGTNSMLSSFGVRSRLAQRIVHGRTALIGDAAHEISPIGGQGMNLGWLDAAALAPLILRALRHIPAAGGLREFQHDRLRAAAKAARQAEINMALGRPLPAPLWRARNRAIGWTAGVPAISSRVAARFTMH from the coding sequence GTGATTGACGTCGTCGTGGTGGGCGGCGGGCCGGTGGGACTCTACCTTGCCGCCGTCCTGCTGCAACACGGCGTGACGGTTCGAGTCCTGGAGCGGAACGCGGAGCCCAACCGCCACTCGCGCGCGATCGGCATCCATCCCCCGTCCCTTGAAGCCCTGGACAGCATCGGAGTAGCCTCCCTCCTGGTACCGGAGGGAGTGCAGATCCGCCGGGGCGTTGCCATCGCGGGCGGCGTGGAAGTGGCCGGGATGTCCTTCGACGGTGTCTCCGTCCGCTACCCGTTTGTGCTGTCCATCCCGCAGGCACGCACCGAAGCCGTTCTGGAGCGTCGGGTCCGGGAACTGGACGGCGCGGCACTGCTCCGCGGGGCCGCCGTGACGGCGCTTCACGACGACGGCGATAGCGTGGCGGTGGACGTGGCCACCGCCGGCGGGGAATCACGGACCCACGCCTCCCTCGCCGTGGCAGCGGACGGCGTCCGCTCGACCATCCGGCAGCTGCTCGGCATCCCCGTCCGGCTGAAGGAATATCCCGACACCTACCTGATGGGCGATTTCGCCGACAGCACGGCTTTCGGCCCGGATGCAGCCCTCTTCCTCGAAAGGGCCGGGATCGTGGAGTCCTTTCCACTGCCGGAAGGAGTGCGGCGCTGGGTGGCCCGAATGCCGGCCGCGCCGGACGAGCCAACCGCCGGGTTGCTGGCCGGAATCGTGCGGGACCGGACGGGAATCGACGTCGACGCGGGGACCAACTCGATGCTCAGCAGCTTCGGTGTACGGTCACGCCTGGCGCAGCGGATAGTTCATGGCCGCACAGCGCTCATCGGCGACGCCGCCCATGAAATCAGCCCCATCGGCGGCCAGGGAATGAACCTCGGCTGGCTCGATGCCGCGGCCCTGGCACCCCTGATCCTGCGTGCGTTGAGGCACATCCCGGCAGCCGGCGGGCTGAGGGAATTTCAACATGACCGCCTGCGGGCTGCCGCGAAGGCTGCCCGGCAAGCCGAAATCAACATGGCTCTGGGGCGGCCGCTGCCCGCGCCGCTGTGGCGTGCCCGCAACCGGGCCATCGGATGGACGGCCGGCGTGCCGGCAATCAGTTCGCGCGTGGCCGCACGGTTCACCATGCACTAG
- a CDS encoding class I SAM-dependent methyltransferase, which produces MDLPGCDPARLDRTYAQFSVVNRAVAGWRGIYRTHLRPVLSATTVTTLLDIGCGGGDVAILLAAWAQRDRLRLEITAVDPDRRAFEFAGRRKHTRDVTFRQASTAELAAEGLRFDVVISNHVLHHLDAAGLPQFLAESALLCSGTAIHNDIRRSPAAYALFYAASWAFPGSYIRADGLTSIRRSYTTAELRAATPPGWAVARRSPFRNLLTLNRNPGGD; this is translated from the coding sequence ATGGACCTTCCGGGCTGTGATCCTGCACGCCTGGACCGCACCTACGCCCAGTTTTCAGTGGTCAACCGGGCAGTCGCCGGGTGGCGCGGAATCTACCGGACCCACCTCCGGCCGGTCCTGTCGGCAACCACAGTGACAACCCTGCTGGACATCGGCTGCGGCGGCGGGGATGTGGCCATTCTGCTCGCCGCCTGGGCACAGCGCGACCGCCTCAGGCTGGAGATTACGGCCGTCGACCCCGACCGCCGTGCTTTCGAATTTGCGGGACGCCGGAAGCACACCCGCGACGTGACGTTCCGGCAGGCATCGACGGCAGAGCTGGCCGCCGAGGGCTTACGCTTCGACGTCGTGATTTCCAACCATGTACTGCACCACCTGGACGCGGCTGGCCTGCCGCAGTTCCTCGCCGAATCGGCGCTGCTGTGCAGCGGTACCGCCATCCACAACGACATCCGCCGCAGTCCGGCCGCCTATGCACTGTTCTACGCGGCTTCGTGGGCGTTCCCCGGTTCCTACATCAGGGCAGACGGACTGACTTCGATCCGCCGCAGCTACACCACCGCCGAACTCCGGGCCGCCACTCCCCCGGGCTGGGCCGTTGCCCGCCGCTCCCCCTTCCGCAACCTCCTGACACTGAACCGGAACCCCGGCGGTGATTGA
- a CDS encoding type III polyketide synthase, which translates to MTVYLRSLETAVPPTVLIQSEARDVFAAQPGLTRLGSRLVNTCFDSAAIDTRYTAVSELTKDSRADEPQFFDPGTGLLLSPSTKVRNDIFGREATKLFVESARAAVNACDGIDSLDITHLVTVSCTGFFNPGPDYKIVRALGLNPAVQRYHLGFMGCYAAFPALRAAKSFCEADPDAVVLVVCAELCSLHVRTSNDPDTIMGSALFADGAAAAVISARDIPDGTPLLQLDHFETVLTPVGEESMAWNIGDQGFEMVLGNYVPHIIDDHIIGALEPLLSREESLHGLPYRDITHWAIHPGGRSILDKVQSRLQLTDEQLVPARETLRNFGNMSSATVLFVLKHIAELPPQDGDERICSMAFGPGLTVETAMFTKVRAPLAGPAGQSRKSGKSDQASAAESDGTAREESPRTEPSFI; encoded by the coding sequence ATGACGGTCTACCTGAGGTCCCTGGAAACTGCTGTCCCGCCCACCGTGCTCATCCAGTCTGAAGCCCGTGATGTGTTTGCCGCCCAGCCCGGGCTCACAAGGCTGGGCTCCAGGCTGGTAAACACGTGTTTTGATTCCGCGGCCATCGATACCAGATACACGGCTGTCAGTGAGCTCACCAAGGACAGTCGTGCCGACGAGCCACAGTTTTTTGACCCGGGAACCGGATTGCTGCTGAGCCCCAGCACAAAAGTCCGCAACGACATCTTCGGCCGCGAAGCCACCAAGCTCTTCGTGGAATCCGCCAGGGCCGCGGTCAATGCCTGCGACGGGATTGATTCACTTGACATAACTCATCTGGTGACTGTGTCCTGCACGGGATTCTTCAACCCGGGCCCGGACTACAAGATCGTCCGTGCCCTCGGGCTGAATCCCGCTGTGCAGCGCTACCACCTTGGCTTTATGGGTTGTTACGCAGCCTTTCCGGCGCTGCGTGCGGCCAAGTCGTTCTGCGAGGCGGATCCTGACGCCGTGGTCCTGGTGGTCTGTGCCGAGCTGTGCTCCCTCCACGTCCGGACGTCCAACGATCCCGACACCATCATGGGCTCGGCCCTGTTTGCCGACGGCGCCGCGGCGGCTGTCATTTCGGCACGGGACATTCCGGACGGTACTCCCCTGCTGCAGCTGGACCACTTCGAAACCGTGCTCACGCCTGTCGGTGAGGAATCCATGGCATGGAATATCGGCGACCAAGGCTTCGAAATGGTCCTGGGCAACTACGTTCCGCACATCATTGACGACCACATCATCGGCGCCCTGGAACCGTTGCTGTCGCGTGAGGAATCCCTGCACGGACTCCCCTACCGGGACATCACACACTGGGCCATCCACCCGGGCGGGCGGAGCATCCTGGACAAGGTCCAGTCCCGTCTCCAACTCACTGACGAGCAATTGGTGCCCGCCAGGGAAACGCTCCGTAACTTCGGAAACATGAGCAGCGCCACGGTGCTCTTTGTCCTCAAGCACATCGCGGAGCTCCCGCCGCAGGACGGGGACGAACGCATCTGCTCCATGGCCTTCGGCCCCGGACTCACGGTGGAAACCGCGATGTTCACCAAAGTGCGCGCACCCCTCGCCGGCCCCGCCGGCCAGTCACGCAAGTCCGGCAAGTCAGACCAGGCATCCGCCGCAGAATCGGATGGAACGGCCCGGGAGGAATCCCCGCGGACCGAGCCGTCATTCATTTGA
- a CDS encoding site-specific integrase: MLTVFDWSPDVLDTWIRSGLPWLAPAVSEIFPTANGLPVPKSNLHRRFRDYIDELGYPPGLDIHSPQRSYVTHLFERFGFDHTFVQRQVGHEHASTTSVSSDYQTSELNRVLEDMSEKAVRPKEERE; this comes from the coding sequence GTGCTGACAGTCTTTGACTGGTCTCCCGATGTCTTGGACACCTGGATCCGGAGCGGACTGCCCTGGCTGGCCCCCGCCGTGTCGGAAATCTTCCCCACTGCCAACGGACTGCCGGTTCCCAAGTCCAACCTGCACCGCCGCTTCCGCGACTATATCGATGAACTCGGCTATCCGCCGGGCCTGGATATCCATTCCCCGCAGCGGTCCTACGTCACGCATCTCTTCGAACGCTTTGGCTTCGACCACACGTTCGTCCAGCGGCAGGTCGGCCACGAACACGCCTCGACCACGTCAGTTTCCAGCGATTATCAGACTAGTGAACTCAACCGCGTGCTCGAAGACATGAGTGAGAAGGCGGTCAGGCCGAAGGAGGAAAGAGAATGA
- a CDS encoding helix-turn-helix transcriptional regulator, whose protein sequence is MKRDIEYRWRARELMARNGMRNTRELVEPLRERGITLSESQIYRMVSQNPERISFQLLAALCDIFGVEANELFTFTAADARSKRQKQATASGENVVRFADAYKPVRARILDDD, encoded by the coding sequence ATGAAACGGGACATCGAATACCGGTGGCGGGCCCGGGAACTCATGGCACGGAACGGCATGCGCAACACCCGCGAACTCGTCGAACCGCTACGGGAACGCGGTATCACCCTCTCCGAGTCGCAGATCTACCGCATGGTCAGCCAAAACCCCGAACGGATCTCCTTTCAGCTCCTGGCCGCTCTCTGCGACATCTTCGGCGTCGAAGCGAACGAGCTGTTCACCTTCACGGCCGCCGATGCGAGGTCCAAACGCCAGAAGCAGGCCACCGCCTCCGGGGAAAACGTCGTCCGCTTCGCTGACGCCTACAAACCCGTCAGGGCGAGAATCCTTGACGACGACTAA
- a CDS encoding LysR family transcriptional regulator encodes MTLAQLRAFLAAYELGSFTAAARKLETSQASVSELISRLEQELNHSLFTRGGRRLIPTTAAVELQVHALQSVTSFDNGVEALKSMTSLEGGVCTFGVLRYGAHYDLADLVQRFHRRYPKVKVRLVGLNSVAVAESVASGEIEAGLIVLPVVETGLQVRPLFRDEVFYVSARRDPSSGPMTIEELAESKLVLYDAFAGWRDPTRRQILERARLKGLKIDPDIEVEHVDTALGLVAAGAADTFVPQAIVNGPGFPKNIKAVPFSEPLYDTIALIQREAAFLSPATRKMAQMAERTLLAKVAPEQNVRRQVRN; translated from the coding sequence ATGACCCTCGCCCAACTCCGGGCCTTCCTCGCCGCCTATGAGCTCGGCTCCTTCACCGCCGCGGCCCGAAAGTTGGAAACAAGCCAGGCGTCCGTCTCGGAGCTCATCAGCAGGCTGGAACAGGAGCTCAACCACAGCCTCTTCACCCGCGGCGGGAGACGGCTCATTCCCACCACGGCCGCCGTTGAGCTCCAGGTCCATGCGTTGCAGTCCGTGACGTCTTTTGACAACGGCGTGGAGGCCCTGAAATCCATGACATCGCTGGAAGGCGGCGTCTGCACCTTTGGTGTCCTGCGGTACGGGGCACACTATGATCTTGCCGACCTCGTCCAGCGCTTCCACCGGCGCTATCCCAAGGTGAAGGTACGGCTTGTGGGCCTGAACTCCGTCGCCGTGGCCGAATCTGTGGCATCCGGTGAAATTGAGGCGGGGCTTATCGTTCTCCCCGTGGTCGAAACGGGGCTCCAAGTCAGGCCGCTCTTCCGGGACGAGGTTTTTTACGTCTCCGCGCGGCGCGATCCCTCCAGCGGCCCCATGACCATTGAGGAACTCGCGGAGTCCAAGCTGGTGCTTTATGACGCATTTGCCGGCTGGCGCGACCCCACGCGCCGCCAGATTCTCGAGCGCGCCCGGCTCAAAGGCCTGAAGATAGATCCCGACATTGAAGTGGAACACGTTGATACCGCCCTGGGCCTTGTGGCCGCGGGGGCGGCAGACACCTTCGTCCCGCAGGCAATCGTCAACGGGCCGGGTTTCCCGAAAAACATCAAAGCGGTTCCATTTTCCGAACCCCTGTACGACACTATCGCCCTGATCCAGCGGGAGGCTGCCTTCCTTTCGCCGGCAACGCGCAAAATGGCCCAGATGGCCGAGCGGACGCTGCTTGCCAAGGTGGCGCCCGAGCAGAACGTCCGGCGGCAGGTTCGGAATTAG
- the hisD gene encoding histidinol dehydrogenase, with protein sequence MQLTERDRGHIRGKFATLKDPAIGGVPAQRLPEVIETVSKMLGDIEKNGIDAVVRYSQQLDGWQGKSLEVGEDDLAKTGDSLTPELREALMASAERTRLFAVEQREHLTDFEAELLPGVFTGHKYVPVARVGAYLPAGRFPILASAFMTVGVAKAAGVSSVISCTPPAGPDRGHPAVLYAAYLAGVDRAFVLGGVQAMAAMAFGLLGEQPSDILVGAGNAYVTEAKRQLFGRVGIDLLAGPSEVAVIADETADPELVAADLLGQAEHGPQSPASLVTTSRELGEEVIRHVDKQLRTLATRDIAGPAWRDYGTVYVAEDRETAVQIMDVLAPEHLEIQTSDDSYYHANLQNYGSLFLGPWSTVAYSDKGTSGTNHVLPTGGGARSSAGLSVSRFLKPLTYQRVEKDATPRLANYVATISDVEGMEAHKATATLRLDRFNR encoded by the coding sequence ATGCAACTGACAGAACGTGACCGAGGGCACATCCGGGGGAAATTCGCCACTCTGAAGGATCCCGCCATCGGCGGAGTCCCGGCCCAGCGGCTGCCGGAGGTCATCGAGACGGTTTCCAAGATGCTTGGCGACATCGAGAAGAACGGAATTGACGCCGTCGTCCGTTACTCACAGCAGCTCGACGGGTGGCAGGGAAAGAGCCTGGAGGTCGGCGAGGATGATCTTGCCAAGACCGGTGACTCACTCACTCCGGAACTGCGGGAGGCCCTGATGGCCAGCGCCGAGCGGACCAGGCTCTTCGCCGTCGAGCAACGCGAGCACCTCACCGATTTTGAGGCCGAGCTCCTCCCGGGCGTCTTTACCGGCCACAAGTACGTCCCCGTCGCGCGCGTCGGGGCCTACCTGCCTGCGGGCCGGTTCCCCATCCTCGCCAGCGCATTCATGACGGTGGGTGTTGCTAAGGCAGCCGGCGTCAGCAGCGTCATCTCCTGCACTCCGCCTGCCGGGCCGGATCGCGGACACCCGGCCGTTCTGTACGCCGCGTACCTCGCCGGAGTTGACCGGGCCTTTGTCCTCGGTGGGGTGCAGGCCATGGCCGCCATGGCCTTCGGCCTTCTCGGAGAGCAACCGTCGGACATCCTGGTCGGTGCAGGCAACGCCTACGTCACCGAGGCCAAACGCCAGCTGTTCGGGCGCGTTGGCATCGACCTCCTGGCCGGCCCGTCAGAGGTTGCCGTCATCGCCGACGAAACCGCGGACCCGGAACTCGTCGCTGCAGATCTTCTGGGCCAGGCCGAACACGGCCCGCAGTCACCGGCGTCCCTCGTGACAACATCCCGTGAGCTGGGTGAGGAAGTCATCAGGCACGTCGACAAGCAGCTGCGCACGCTGGCCACCCGGGACATAGCCGGGCCCGCATGGCGGGACTACGGCACCGTCTACGTGGCGGAGGACCGGGAAACGGCAGTTCAGATCATGGACGTGCTGGCCCCTGAGCACCTGGAAATCCAGACCTCGGACGATTCGTACTATCACGCGAACCTGCAGAATTACGGCTCCCTCTTCCTGGGACCGTGGTCCACCGTGGCCTACTCAGACAAGGGCACCTCCGGCACCAACCATGTGCTGCCCACCGGAGGGGGTGCCCGGTCATCAGCAGGGCTCTCCGTCTCCAGGTTCCTCAAACCGCTCACCTACCAGCGGGTCGAAAAGGACGCGACCCCGCGCCTGGCCAACTACGTGGCGACGATATCCGACGTCGAGGGAATGGAAGCCCACAAGGCCACCGCGACGCTTCGCCTCGACCGTTTCAACCGATAG
- a CDS encoding transporter substrate-binding domain-containing protein gives MMNTKMLRRRFAVLVPMGLVVALAMTACGSGGGTGGGTGGAEQKTITIATSNDAPFSFTDQASGELKGIDGDMIKAIADSKGWKIKVFTSEFATLIAALNAKKADVIVDAMYITDDRKKEINFTDPWYTEGEAMVVPANSTLASRDDVKGKVLGAQTGTVFKDLVDSLGGSQVKLFDSQAALLAAVENKQVDAVFTDSAVIGYSLVQKPNPKLKLVAPYKPYYPGIIGAGVRKDDSQLLQDLNSGLAELKKSPKYLEILKKYGLGEANMSK, from the coding sequence ATGATGAATACAAAGATGCTCCGCAGGCGCTTCGCTGTCCTGGTGCCCATGGGCCTTGTTGTTGCCCTGGCCATGACGGCATGTGGTTCAGGAGGCGGGACAGGCGGCGGCACGGGCGGCGCTGAACAGAAGACCATCACCATCGCAACGTCCAACGATGCACCCTTCTCCTTTACCGATCAGGCGTCCGGCGAACTCAAAGGCATTGACGGGGACATGATCAAGGCCATCGCCGATTCCAAGGGCTGGAAGATCAAGGTCTTCACCTCGGAGTTTGCCACGCTGATCGCGGCGCTGAACGCCAAGAAGGCCGACGTCATCGTGGATGCCATGTACATCACGGACGACCGCAAGAAGGAGATCAACTTTACCGATCCGTGGTACACCGAAGGCGAAGCAATGGTGGTGCCCGCGAACTCCACCCTGGCCTCCCGGGACGATGTGAAGGGCAAGGTCCTGGGGGCGCAGACGGGCACCGTGTTCAAGGATCTGGTGGACAGTCTGGGCGGGAGCCAGGTCAAGCTCTTCGACTCGCAGGCTGCCCTGCTGGCCGCCGTGGAAAACAAGCAGGTTGACGCCGTTTTCACCGACAGTGCCGTGATTGGCTACAGCCTGGTCCAGAAGCCCAACCCCAAGCTGAAGCTCGTGGCGCCCTACAAGCCTTACTACCCGGGCATCATCGGGGCCGGAGTGCGCAAGGACGATTCGCAGCTGCTGCAGGACCTGAATTCGGGGCTGGCGGAGCTCAAGAAATCGCCGAAGTACCTCGAGATTCTCAAGAAGTACGGCCTCGGCGAAGCCAACATGTCCAAGTAG
- a CDS encoding amino acid ABC transporter permease produces the protein MDFINNTLAVFPALLVAVPVVVQLALGAMLLALVLGLLIALARISSIKILRGIATFYLEVIRGTPLLVQLVYIFFVLPSIGVEIEPVPAGILGLGLNYAAYLSEVFRSAILSVEHGQTEAALSLGYTPSKTLWKVVIPQSFVVSMGPIGNYFIAMIKDTALTSVIAVTEILKTANILNSQTFQTTAIYTAAAILYLIISLPLSRVVVVLERKARANG, from the coding sequence ATGGACTTCATCAACAACACCCTCGCCGTTTTTCCGGCACTGCTGGTGGCCGTACCCGTCGTGGTGCAACTGGCGCTTGGCGCCATGCTGCTGGCGCTGGTACTGGGCCTGCTGATCGCCCTGGCACGCATTTCCTCGATCAAGATCCTCCGCGGGATTGCGACCTTCTACCTGGAGGTCATCCGAGGAACCCCGTTGCTGGTGCAGCTGGTCTACATCTTCTTCGTCCTCCCCAGCATCGGCGTGGAAATCGAACCCGTTCCAGCCGGCATCCTGGGCTTGGGGCTCAACTATGCCGCGTACCTCTCCGAGGTTTTCCGCTCCGCGATCCTGTCGGTGGAACACGGCCAGACCGAAGCCGCACTGTCCCTTGGCTACACCCCCTCGAAGACCCTGTGGAAAGTGGTGATCCCGCAGTCTTTTGTGGTCTCCATGGGACCGATAGGCAACTACTTCATTGCCATGATCAAGGACACCGCGCTGACATCGGTGATCGCAGTGACCGAGATCCTGAAGACCGCCAACATCCTGAACAGCCAGACTTTCCAGACCACGGCCATCTATACCGCTGCGGCGATTCTCTATCTGATTATCAGCCTCCCACTCTCGCGCGTCGTGGTGGTGCTTGAACGAAAGGCACGGGCCAATGGCTGA